Sequence from the Cellulomonas fimi ATCC 484 genome:
CGGTCGTGATGAACCCGGCCGCCTGCAGCTCGGCGTACGCGCGCGTGGTGGTGATGACGGAGATCCGCAGGTCGCGGGCCAGGGCGCGGACGGAGGGCAGCGGGTCCCCGTCCCGGAGCTCGCCGGTCAGCACGGCCTCCCGCACCTGCTCGGCGACCTGTTCGTACAGCGGGGCGTCCGCGCTGTTGGACACGACGATGCGCATGCACTCACCTCTCCTACTGTCTATATGCAGCATGGACAGTAGGTGCGCTGTCTGTCAAACCGCCGGTGGCGCACGTCCCTGCAACGGTCGTGCAACGTGCGGGCGCCTAGCGTGACGCCGTCGTGGCAACGACGCCACGGCCCCGGGCGCGCCACGAGCCCCCGCCCGCGGACCCCGCAAGGGAGGCGTGATGACCGTCTACGCACCGCCGGGACAGCCCGGCAGCCTGGTCTCCTACCGCGAGCGGTACGACCACTGGATCGGCGGCGAGTTCCGCGCGCCGTCGTCGGGCCGGTACTTCGAGAACCCGACGCCGGTCACGGGGCGGACCTTCACGGAGGTCGGCCGTGGCGACGCGGACGACATCGAGCGCGCGCTGGACGCGGCGCACGGCGCCGCGCGCTCGTGGGGCAGGACGACCGCGACGGAGCGGGCCGTCATGCTCAACGCGATCGCCGACCGCATGGAGGCGAACCTCGAGATGCTCGCGGTCGCCGAGGCGTGGGAGAACGGCAAGCCCGTGCGCGAGACGCTCGCGTTCGACATCCCTCTGGCCATCGACCACTTCCGCTACTTCGCGGGAGCGATCCGGGCGCAAGAGGGGTCGATCTCCGAGATCGACGGCGACACGATCGCGTACCACTTCCACGAGCCGCTGGGCGTCGTCGCGCAGATCATCCCGTGGAACTTCCCGATCCTCATGGCGACGTGGAAGCTCGCGCCCGCGCTGGCCGCGGGCAACGCCGTGGTGCTCAAGCCGGCCGAGCAGACGCCCGCGTCGATCCTGCTGCTCATGGAGCTCGTCGCCGACCTGATCCCGCCGGGCGTCGTGAACGTCGTCAACGGGTTCGGGGTCGAGGCCGGCAAGCCGCTCGCGTCGTCGCCGCGCGTGCGCAAGGTCGCGTTCACGGGGGAGACCACGACGGGCCGGCTGATCATGCAGTACGCCAGCCAGAACATCATCCCGGTGACCCTGGAGCTCGGCGGCAAGAGCCCGAACATCTTCTTCGCCGACGTCGCGCGCGAGAAGGACGGCTTCTACGAGAAGGCGCTCGAGGGGTTCGCGATGTTCGCCCTCAACCAGGGCGAGGTCTGCACGTGCCCGTCGCGCGCGCTCATCCAGGAGTCGATCTACGACGAGTTCCTCGACGCCGCGAAGGCCCGCACGGAGGCGATGCGGCAGGGCGACCCGCTCGACACCGAGACGCAGGTCGGCGCGCAGGCGTCGAACGACCAGCTCGAGAAGATCCTGTCGTACCTCGACATCGGCCGGTCCGAGGGGGCGCGCGTCGTCACCGGTGGGCACCGCGCGGAGCTGTCGGGCGACCTGGCGGGCGGGTACTACGTGACGCCGACGATCTTCGAGGGCAAGAACTCGATGCGCGTCTTCCAGGAGGAGATCTTCGGGCCCGTCGTCGCGGTCACGTCGTTCTCCGACTACGAGGACGCGATCTCGATCGCGAACGACACCCTGTACGGCCTGGGCGCGGGCGTGTGGTCGCGCGAGGCCGCCACGCAGTACCGCGCGGGCCGCGACATCCAGGCCGGCCGTGTGTGGACGAACTGCTACCACGCGTACCCCGCGGCGGCCGCGTTCGGCGGCTACAAGGGCTCGGGCGTCGGCCGCGAGAACCACAAGATGATGCTGGACCACTACCAGCAGACGAAGAACCTCCTGGTGTCCTACACGCAGGAGTCGCTCGGGCTGTTCTGACGAGCGGGCGCGCGGTCGCGGCGGGGGTCGGAGGGGAACCGTCGCCGCGACCGCGTCGCCGGTGCGTGCGCGGAGTGCGCGCGCGGACGGGGAGGAGGCGGGCCATGGACCTGCCGGAGCGGGTCGCGGCTACCGACGCCGCGCTCGGGATGCTGCGGACGCTGCGCGGCCGGCACGGGGAGCTGATGATCCACCAGTCCGGGGGCTGCTGCGACGGGTCGTCGCCCATGTGCTACCCGGCGGGCGACCTCATCCTCGGGGACGTCGACGTGCACCTCGGCGACCTCGACCTGGGCGACGGAGCGTCCGTGCCGGTGTGGATGACACGCGCGCAGTACGAGTACTGGAAGCACACGCACCTGACGATCGACCTCGTGCCGGGCCGCGGCGCGGGGTTCTCGCTCGAGGCGCCCGAGGGGGTGCGGTTCCTGCTGCGCTCGCGGCTCCTGACGGACGACGAGTACCTCGCGCTGCACGACGCGGGCGTCGTCTGACGACGAGATCCCGTCGCGTGCCGTCGACCGGGCGCCACACGTCGTGTCGGGGGTGTGGACCGACCACGACACGGTGCGGCGGAGCGTCTAGCGTGCGTCCATGACGAGCGAGCCGACGACCGCACCCGCCGCTGCCCCCTCCGCCGCACCCATCCCCACGATCGAGCCCGACACCAAGGACTGGACGTGGGTGCTGCGCGAGCCGTGCCCCGAGTGCGGGTTCGCGGCCGCCGACGTCGACGTGCACGCGGTCGGCGGGACCGTCCGCGACCTCACGCCCCGCTGGATCTCCGCGCTCAGCCGCGCCGACGCCCGCGTCCGACCCGAGCCGACGGTGTGGAGCACGCTCGAGTACGGCGCGCACGTGCGCGACGTCCTGCGGATCTTCGACGAGCGCCTGCGCCTGCTCCTCGAGGAGGACGACCCGCTGTTCCCCAACTGGGACCAGGACGCCACCGCGCTCGAGGACCGGTACGACCTGCAGGACCCGGTCGTCGTGGCCGACGAGCTGGCCGACGCCGCGGACGCGATCGCGGCGCGCTTCGACACCGTCCGCCCGGACCAGACCGAGCGCCCGGGCCGCCGCTCGAACGGCTCGGTGTTCACGGTCCGCACCCTCGGCCAGTACTTCCTGCACGACGTCGTCCACCACCTCCACGACGTCCGCGCCTGACGTCGCCCGCCGGCCCGCAACCCTCGGGTGCGGGCCGGCGCGGCCGGGCGCGGTCGGCCGCAAGTTTTGTCCACAGGGTTTGTCCACAGCGGTGTGTACAGGGTGGTCACGGTGTGGACGGGTGAAGCGATTAGGCGCTGACCTGGGGGAACGGCGTGTCGGGCGGACGCGCCGATCCATGCGTTCGCGCGAAACATCCCCGCAGCACACGCGCAGTACTGTCCGCGCATGAATCTGGCTGAGGTCCTCCCCGTGCACCTCGCCGGCCGGCACCTCCTGGTCGTCCCGCCCGGCACCGACGTGCGAGCGCTCGCGGCCGCCTGGTTCCCCGCGGCCGACTGGGACCGCCGCCCGGTCGACCCCGCCGAGCAGCCCGCGGTCGTGAAGCTCCGGGGTGCGCGCTTCCGCGGCATCGTCGCGGAGGCGCCCGCCCCCACCACGGGCGTCCTGCGCCTCGACGCCACGACCACGCTCGACGGCCCCCTGCCGGTCGAGGACGCGACGAGCCGCGCCCTCGGGCTCGGCGTCCGCCCCCTCGACGCCTGGGAGCTGCGCGTCACCTCGACCGCCGACCAGACCGCGACGGCCCCGGTCAGCGCGGTCGCGGCGGCCGACCTCGCCACCGGCGGACTGCCCGCGGTCGGCACGGGCGCGACCGCCGCCGTGGTCCCCGCCGGGGCGGGCGGGCCGCACGGCCGGACCGGGGCCGGCGGGCAGGTGCCCGCTGCGCACGTGCCCGTACCGGGTCGCGACGACCTGGCCCTGGGCTGGACCGTCGCCGCGGCGCGCCGGGTCGGGGGAGCAGTCCTGCCCGCCGACGGCTCCCGCGTCGTCGCGCCCGACCCCGCGTCGGCCGTGGGGCTCACGCTCTGGTCCGCCGTGCCCCTTCCGCCGCAAGACGTCGTGCCGCTCCTGCGCCCCGCGCTCGCCGGGGCGCGCGTCGGGCCGACCGAGCTGCCGCAGCCGACGCAGGCCGACCCGGGCACGCAGCCCTTCTCGCTCGCGGCCACGTTCGAGTACGACGGGGTCGTCACCGTGCAGGCGTCGCGTGCGCGGGAGGTCCCGCTCGTGCTGTCGACCGTCGACCAGCGGCAGTACGGGACGTGGGCGTACCGCGTGGAGTGGCAGCCGCCGGGCGACGTCGAGGGTCCCGACGACCAGCCGTCGCAGCTGCACCTCATCGCCCGCTCGCGCGTGCTGCCATCCGTGGCACGGGTCGCCGCGACGCTGTGGCGGGTCGCGGGCGGCACGGTCGTCGACAGCGGCGGCTTCGTCGTCCCGGCCGAGGAGCTCGCCGAGCGGAGCCGCACCGACCTGCGCTGACGCGCGGACGTGCCGACGGGCCGCGCGGACGTCCCCCCGCGCGGCCCGTCGAGGGACGTCAGGCGCCCACGTACTCCGCGAGGTGGCGGCCGGTGAGCGTCGAGCGGTCGGCGACGAGGTCGGCGGGCGTGCCCTCGAAGACGACGAGCCCGCCGTCGTGGCCGGCGCCCGGGCCGAGGTCGATGATCCAGTCGGCGTGCGCCATCACGGCCTGGTGGTGCTCGATCACGATGACGGACTTCCCGGAGTCCACGAGCCGGTCGAGCAGCCCGAGCAGCTGCTCGACGTCCGCGAGGTGCAGGCCCGTCGTCGGCTCGTCGAGCACGTAGACGCCGCCCTTCTCGCCCATCTGCGTCGCGAGCTTGAGCCGCTGCCGCTCGCCGCCGGACAGGGTCGTGAGCGGCTGGCCGAGGGTGAGGTAGCCGAGGCCGACGTCGGCGAGCCGGTCGAGGATCGCGTGCGCGGCGGGTGTGCGCGCGTCACCCGAGGCGAAGAACTCCTCGGCCTCGGCGACGGGCATCGCGAGCACCTCGGCGATGTCCTTGCCGCCGAGCGTGTACTCCAGGACCGACGCCTGGAACCGGCGGCCCTCGCACTCCTCGCACGTCGACTCGAACGTCGCCATGACGCCGAGGTCGGTGTAGATGACGCCCGCGCCGTTGCACGTCGGGCAGGCGCCCTCGGAGTTCGAGCTGAACAGGGCCGGCTTCACGCCGTTGGCCTTCGCGAACGCCTTGCGGATCGGGTCGAGCAGGCCCGTGTAGGTCGCGGGGTTGCTGCGGCGCGAGCCGCGGATCGCGCCCTGGTCGATGACGACGACCCCGTCCCGCCTGGCGACGGACCCGTGCACGAGCGAGCTCTTGCCCGACCCCGCGACGCCGGTCACGACGCACAGCACGCC
This genomic interval carries:
- a CDS encoding DinB family protein, encoding MTSEPTTAPAAAPSAAPIPTIEPDTKDWTWVLREPCPECGFAAADVDVHAVGGTVRDLTPRWISALSRADARVRPEPTVWSTLEYGAHVRDVLRIFDERLRLLLEEDDPLFPNWDQDATALEDRYDLQDPVVVADELADAADAIAARFDTVRPDQTERPGRRSNGSVFTVRTLGQYFLHDVVHHLHDVRA
- a CDS encoding DUF779 domain-containing protein, whose protein sequence is MDLPERVAATDAALGMLRTLRGRHGELMIHQSGGCCDGSSPMCYPAGDLILGDVDVHLGDLDLGDGASVPVWMTRAQYEYWKHTHLTIDLVPGRGAGFSLEAPEGVRFLLRSRLLTDDEYLALHDAGVV
- the exaC gene encoding acetaldehyde dehydrogenase ExaC, coding for MTVYAPPGQPGSLVSYRERYDHWIGGEFRAPSSGRYFENPTPVTGRTFTEVGRGDADDIERALDAAHGAARSWGRTTATERAVMLNAIADRMEANLEMLAVAEAWENGKPVRETLAFDIPLAIDHFRYFAGAIRAQEGSISEIDGDTIAYHFHEPLGVVAQIIPWNFPILMATWKLAPALAAGNAVVLKPAEQTPASILLLMELVADLIPPGVVNVVNGFGVEAGKPLASSPRVRKVAFTGETTTGRLIMQYASQNIIPVTLELGGKSPNIFFADVAREKDGFYEKALEGFAMFALNQGEVCTCPSRALIQESIYDEFLDAAKARTEAMRQGDPLDTETQVGAQASNDQLEKILSYLDIGRSEGARVVTGGHRAELSGDLAGGYYVTPTIFEGKNSMRVFQEEIFGPVVAVTSFSDYEDAISIANDTLYGLGAGVWSREAATQYRAGRDIQAGRVWTNCYHAYPAAAAFGGYKGSGVGRENHKMMLDHYQQTKNLLVSYTQESLGLF